In Hyphomicrobium denitrificans ATCC 51888, the DNA window GAATAGTGGGCACGCCGCCGTCAATGGGGATTGGATGGCGCTCGACAGCAATGACATAGCTGTAGGCGCGACGATTGCCGGCGCGAGCGCGCCGCCGTCGTCCGCGACCGATGCTGAGCCTCGCCTCGACGCACGCCAAGTCATCAAGTCGGCGCTGAGCGGCGCGGGCAGGCTGATTTCGCGCGGGTGGATTTCGCGCGCCATCGGCAAGAGCTTGCGGCGGCGCATCCTGCTCGCCAACCTGCTCGGCCTCGCCGGCCTGCTGTTCGCGATGCTCTATCTCAGTCTGCATCACGGCTGGCTTCTGGATGCGAAGGTCGACGTCGTCAAAACGGTGTCGCGCATCACGTCGGAGGCGATTGCGTATCGCGCGGTCAACGAGCGCGCGATTTTCGATCCGAACCGTCTGCCGGAGAAGACGACGACGTGGGCGCAACGCGACGACGCGTTTGCAGCGTTCGAGTTGCCGATCGATCCGCATCAGGCCGCCGTCGTGTTGAGAAAGCTCGTGGGACCGGCGAGCCTCAAGGCGCGCATCTATTCCACGAAGGGCACGCTGATCCTTAACAGCGAGACGCTGTTCTCCGACGATCCGAAATCCAACACGGGCGCGGATAACAGCCAGACGCCGCGTCTCAAGAACTTCTGGACGCGCCTCAACTACTGGGTGATCAACAAGGAACTGAAAGTCTACCGCGAGCTCGGCACGACGAACGGCTTCCTTTATCCGGAAGTCAAGAACGCCGCGCAGCGCGGTGTCGAAACGCCGATTCTGCTGCTGAACAAACGCGGGCAGCAGATCGTGTCGATGGCAGAGCCGATCAAGCGCGGCAACAAGATCCTCGGCGTGCTGCTCGTTTCGACAAAACCCGGCGACATCGACGACATCCTCTGGGACGAGCGCTGGCTGATCCTTCAGATCGCCGCGATGGCGCTGCTCGTCGCCATCGGCAGTTCGCTGGTGCTCGAACGAACGGTCGCGGTGCCGATGCGGAGGTTGTCGGAAGCCGCGTATGACGTGACGCAGAACATCTCCGCGCGTCAGGAAATTCCGGATCTGACCGAACGGCGCGACGAGGTCGGCCAGACAAGCCGTGCCTTCGTCGCGATGACGAACGCGCTCTACCGGCGCATCGAGGGCAGCGAAAGATTTGCCGCCGACGTGGCGCACGAGCTGAAAAATCCGCTCGCTGCCGCCCGATCGACCGCCGAAGCGATGGCCTACGCCAAGACCGATGCCGACCGGATGGAACTGGTCACCGAAATCCAAAGCGAGCTGAAGCGCCTCAACCGGCTGATCAACGACATCTCAAGCACATCGCGGCTCGATGCAGAGCTGGCGCGCCAGCATATGGAAACCGTCGACGTTCGCGGCGTTCTTGAGAGCATCAACAGCCTGTTCACCGACATGCTTGCCGACGACAACCGGACGATCGCTCTCATCATCGATCCGGCGCCGCCGTCGTCCTACAAGGTGCGCGGCA includes these proteins:
- a CDS encoding stimulus-sensing domain-containing protein, with the translated sequence MALDSNDIAVGATIAGASAPPSSATDAEPRLDARQVIKSALSGAGRLISRGWISRAIGKSLRRRILLANLLGLAGLLFAMLYLSLHHGWLLDAKVDVVKTVSRITSEAIAYRAVNERAIFDPNRLPEKTTTWAQRDDAFAAFELPIDPHQAAVVLRKLVGPASLKARIYSTKGTLILNSETLFSDDPKSNTGADNSQTPRLKNFWTRLNYWVINKELKVYRELGTTNGFLYPEVKNAAQRGVETPILLLNKRGQQIVSMAEPIKRGNKILGVLLVSTKPGDIDDILWDERWLILQIAAMALLVAIGSSLVLERTVAVPMRRLSEAAYDVTQNISARQEIPDLTERRDEVGQTSRAFVAMTNALYRRIEGSERFAADVAHELKNPLAAARSTAEAMAYAKTDADRMELVTEIQSELKRLNRLINDISSTSRLDAELARQHMETVDVRGVLESINSLFTDMLADDNRTIALIIDPAPPSSYKVRGNDGRLGQVFTNLIDNALSFSPEGGKITVRARPNGSKIEITIEDEGPGIPPDKLGQIFDRFYSDRPQTDAKRGKNSGLGLSISREIVVSHHGEIFAENRPQNGSAIMSGARFTVRLPLIANVGDGLARRS